ACACACAGATAGCCAGCAACATTGACAATCCTCCGATAACGCCCATGTAAATATATCTATTTCCAGCTTTTATTGCAGTTTTGGAGCTATTATGGGCCACTAAAAAATAGCAGCTTATATACATAATTTCAAAAAATAAAAACATAGTTATTAAGCTATCAGCCATTATGGCACCCATAACCCCTCCATAGGTTATCATAAACCACAAATAGAACCTACTGCGATGTTGCTCTTTTTTTATAAGGTAAGAATGAGAAAATACTGTTACTAAAAGCCATAACAAACTTGCTGCCATGAGCATATAAAATGTAAGCATCTCAACCCTAAAAGCTAGTCCAAATCCCAAAATGTTGGAAAGCTCTAAATACAACCCTTCAGAACTAGCCAAGGGGTACATTAGAGATACTAGTATTACCACAGCAAAGTTTGTATACAATAATATTATATCACGATTTTGCTCTTGTTTTAGTGTAAAAAATGTGGAAGAAGGCCCTAAAACAAAAATTAAAAACAAAATAACTAGAGGTATATTATTGCTGCTGATGATAGCGTTTAGTATCCTTTGCCCCCCTTCTGTTACCAAAAAAAACATCAACATAAGTGAACAAAAAAACACCAATAATGTTTTACAGCTCTTTACAAACTTGTCACTGCCATTTACTTCAATGTTTCTTTGCATTTCTATGCCCCCTAAAATATCTTTTACCCTTTTGCATTTTTACCTCTGCGACTTATAGTAAACACCATCAACCCTATAAAAGTTAATATACCGCCGACTACGATAATGTTAACTAAACCCTTAGAGGTTGAAGTTAGTTCTGACAGTTTAACCACCGCTACAATATGCCAATCCCAAGGCTCAAACTGTTTAAAACGAGCATATTTTTCTTCACCTTGGTACCTAAATTCTAAAGAGCCATTTGCTTTTTCAATTATCTCGTCAGTAGCAGCATGTTCAGCTATTTGATGTTTTTTTTCGGTAGGAGAAAATACTAGCTCTTTTTCTGAATCCATTATATAAAGATATCCGGTCTTACCAATCTTTACATCCGACAAAATTTCTTTAAGATTGTCATCTATTTCTTCCAACCCAGAGTAGATCATCCCAATCACTTCACCACTTTTATCTTCAAGGGGATAATAATTGGTTATATTCCATGAATTGGCCACCCAAGCCCTAGAGTAATAGCTCTCCCCTTGTGATACAGTATTGTATATGTCTGTGCCATCCTCTATATAGGTTCCTGTAATTCTTTCTCCGTCATCATCTAATACAGTGGTACTAACTCTAATAAATTTATCTTCTTCTTTTACAAATACCGTAAAGTCTCCTCCTACTAGCTCAGATAACTCATCTACAAAGTCATTATCCCCGGTTAAATTAACACTTCCAGCCTTTAAATTAGGAGCTTCAACACCGTTTAAGTCTGCAACTTCACTATAATCAACTTCTAAAACTCCATAATTATTTAACTTATCCATAGCAACATCTATTTTGTTGCTAATAGTTTTTTTGACCAACTTTTCTCTATATTCAATTAAGGTATAGACAGAGTTTAGCGCAAAATCCACTTTTTCCTTTTCATCTTCTATTTTTTCAGCTTGGTTTTGCTGAAAACTAAAATAGGATAGAGTGCCTACAACTAGTAGTATTGTTAATAAATAAACTACCAAAAGTCCAATTTTGTTTTTCATTTATATCCCCCCTAAGGTTAGTTTAATATTGGCGATTGTAATGCTCTATTATGCCTTATATAGCAACGTTTTTTAAGATAATATCATCTAGCTATTAGTTAAGGCTTAAAAATAGAGTTACACTTCAATTACTAAAAAGCCTCAAACAGTTAATTTAAAAATGTGGGTACAACGTTTTCAATAGTATCCATTAACAAATTAGGGAAAAAGCCAAATAATACACAACTGAAACCTAATAAAACCAAAGGAATTAGCATAGTTACTGGGATTTTATCTAGTATCAATGTTTTAATTCTAGATTTATCCTCTTTAATAAATGCAGAAATGATTATCGGCAGATAATAAATGGCATTTAGAAAGGAACTTAAAAGAATCACTATGATAAAACCTGATTGTCCAGCTTCTAAAACTGCAACACCTAAATAAAACTTGCTCATAAACCCTATTATACCAGGTATTCCTACCATTCCTAAAGCAGCAATTGTAAATACCGTCATAGTCACTGGCATCTCATATCCTATTCCATCCAGCTTAGTAATGTTTCTCTGATTTTTTTTGTATATTATAGTCCCTGCACTTAAAAATAGTGCTGCTTTCATCATTGCATGGGAAAAAATGTGGAAAAAACCAGCCGCTAAGCCAAATTCAGTTGCAAGCCCTATACCTAAAAACATATATCCAATCTGAGCAACAGAGGAATATGCTAGCATTCTCTTTATATCTTTTTGACCTATAGCAAAAATAGACCCCATTATCATACTTAATGCCGCAAAGTACGTTAAAAAAGTTGTTATATCCAATGCTTGGGAAATCTCAACACCGATAACATTAAAGATAATCTTTGCCATTGTAAAAACATAAACCTTTACTACTAACCCTGATAGCAAAGCGCTAGAGGGAGTCGGCGCACTGGAGTGGGCGTCAGGAAGCCATACATGAAGCGGAAACATAGCCGCTTTTATCCCCAAACCCGTAAACATAAAACCAACAGCCAATAAAATATTAGTTGGATAATATTGCCAAACATCTGCTATAACATTATTAACTTCTACTATATTCAAATGTCCCGTCACCATATAAAGCAAAGCAATTCCAAACATAAACGATATTGACCCTAAAGTATTTAGAATTAAATATCTAAATGAAGCCAAAAAATTGACTTTTTTATGTTTAATAGAAATAATTCCACAAGAGGTTAAAGATAAAATCTCCATAAAAACATATATATTAAATAAATCATTACTAAAAGTAATTCCTACCATTGCAAATATCAAAGTAAATACAATAGTATAGTAGCTCAAAGTCTTCGAGGAATCTACTTCATGCTCAATATCCTCTAAAGAAAACAACACAACTATTGCCGACACTGACACAATCAACAAAGTAAGAAGAGCAGAAAATCCATCTATGGCAAACTCAATCCCTAACTGCCTACTCCAGTTACCAAAGTTATAAGTAAAGGGGCCTTCAGCCTGGACATATAAAAAAGTAAGAGCGGATAAAATAATTGCCACGCCAAAAGTACCCATCAACATAAACTTTACAACATTGTCAAACCGCTTTTTTATTACAGGAGTGGATACACCCACTATTAAAAACAAGGACATAATTATTATTGGAAAATGAGTACTATTCATTGGGTAAATCACTCCTTATTTCCATGATTTCATCCATATCTAATGTGCCATACTCGTCATAAATTCTAATAATTAAACTTAAAGCATAAGCAGTCAAGCTTATGGCAACTACTATACCGGTTAAAATAATAATAGAGGGAAGGGGGTTTACATAAATAGCATCGCTATTTTCTCCAATTATAGGCGCTTCTCCCCCTGCTACATAACCTATAGAAACAAAAAATAAAAACACCGATGTCTCCATGATGTTAATGCCTATTACTTTTTTTAACAAGTTGGAATGGGTAAGAACTGTATATAATCCTATTACAAACAACACAGCCGCTCCTACATAATTTATATGATCTAGAAGCTCATTAATTAGCTCCATAGCTAGTCCTCCTCAATAATGGTGTGAAATAACGTTATTAAAGTACTTGCCACCTTCATACCTATAGCCATAGTTGCAATAGGTATAAAACCAGCACTTAAAATTCTGCCAGTTTGACCTAAATCAAAACCAGCATCAGCATTGGTTAAAAAATTATTTCCTGTTACAATGCCAACCATCCCCAAGGCTAAAAGCAGTAAAATTGCGCTGGATTCTATGACCTTGGACACATGGTGAGGCATTTTTTTTGATGCACCTTCTAGCCCAAAGGCCAAAGTCAAAAGTATAATACTAGCACCTAAAATAGCACCTCCGGCAAAACCGCCTCCCGGCGAAAGATGCCCGTGCATTATTATAAAAATCCCGTATAGCTGAATAAAAGGAATCGTTAATCTACTTATTACTTTTACTATTAAATCATTCATTTAGTTTTCCCCCTCATTTCCATGCTGAGGTGCATTTCCTCTCTTTAGAACCGATACAACTACAGTAATTCCTGTAAAAAGCACCACTGTTTCACCTAGAGTGTCAAAAAACCTGTAGTCTGTTAGTAACGCTGAAATTACATTAGGTGAATTGGTATCTTCTATTGAGTTTTCTAAATAGTATTCAGTAACTTCTTCAGTGTAGGCAGGGTTGTCGACACTGCCAAGGGCAGGCATTTCCAATATCCCTGATATTAACACTATCAACAATCCAAACAACAATATCGCCAGTATTCCTTTTTTCACTTTTCAGTCCTCCTTGTCCTACTAATGACAGCTACGAAAAGCATGGTGGTTACCCCTGCACCCATGGCAGCTTCAGTTAAGGCGATATCGGGAGCTTTTAAAAGCAACCATAGCACCGCCATTGTAACACTATATGCACCAAAAATTACTACAGCACTTAACAAGTCCTTTGTACGCTCTACTGCTAAAGCACAACATATTAAAAATAAAATTAAAACTACATTTAGCACTAACATTTTTCCACCTCCACCATTACTTTTTTTGGTTATAGTCTGCCTTTGCTATTATATGTGCTGCAGTGGGATTGGTAAGCCAAATAAAAACAATAACCAAAAATAGTTTTATGGCGACATCTAATTCTCCATGAGAATACACCATAAGACCTAAAAGTATTAGCCCCGCACCCAAAGTATCGCATTTAGTAGTTGCATGCATCTTAGAATAAACATCGGGCATTCTCAAAAGACCTATTGTGCCTACCAAAAAGAAAAAAGCACCCGCTAGCAATAAAGTTCCTGATAAAATATTCACTATCAACTCCATATGATCACTCCTTAATCCAATCGGCCTTTTTCTAGGTATTTGGAAACTGACACTGTAGCGACAAAGCCCATCATAGCATATACAAGGGCCACATCTACAAAAGCTCCTTGTCCATTAACTATGGCTAACAATGCTATAATAATGGCAACTTTAGTAAAAATAACGTTAATTGCTATTACTCTATGAGCAGCCTTTGGCCCTTTATATGCTACATACAGTCCAACAAAAGCCAGTAAAGCTAAAAAAACTAGTATCCCTTGCATTATTAAAGCTATCATATCTTATTCCTCCATTTTTTTTGCGTATTGTTCCATAGGAGAATCTTCTAATCCTTCTGCTACGCCATCAGTCAAAGCATGAATAATAAACTCGTTTTCTTTAATATCTACAGTCAAGGTCCCTGGCGTTAAAGTTATAGAATTACCATATAACACTTTGATAAAATCATTTTTAAAGCTAAGCTTCTTTTTTACAAAGTGAGGTTTTACAGGTAATGAAGGACTAAGAACTATTTTCGCTACATAAATTCCTGACTTAAATATTTCAATAATCAAAACAGGAATGTAGGTGAAAAAAATCACTAGTTTTTTCATAGAATATAACGGCATTTCTTCTTTTCTTAACAATATATCTCTTGAGTAAATAAGAATTGTCCAACAAACCACAAACCCTATGGCTATAGACTCCATTGTTACTTTTGGAGATAACACCAACCAAAAACCAAGCAATGGAAAAAACATTACAATCATTTCTAAAAGACCAGCTTTTTTTTGCATATACTCACCCCTTTATTAAATCAAGTGAAGTTCCTCAATTAAAATATTACATCTTAAAATGAATAATGGCAATAGCTAAAAAAGGATAAGTTCCAATATTGATATCATTTGACAACAAATAAAAAAACCAACATTAAAGTAAGTACCACAGAATATATGATTATATCGCAGTTTATAATAGAGTACTCTACCTTATTAGCTCCTTTGTATACAAGGCTTACAAATTTGTTTATAACTCCTTCTCCGCTTTTGTTATTTTCACTATTTAAAGTAACCTTTTTATTTATATTACTATTCTTATCTGATCGCTGTTTTTTCCTATTTATTTTTTTATCAAAAAACTCAACCGCTTTTAGCACTACAGTCAAAGGTAACGCACAAATATAACCTACACTCAACCACCTAGGAAAGTTTAAGTGAAACAAATGAAACTTGGTTCCTAAACAAAATATAGTTAACCCCATCAAATAAACTGGTATCATCCCTAACAAATCTGATCGAGCAAAAATATTAATATCAACAATATAGTTGTCTATAAATTCAGGGTCATATGTTACACTTTCAGCTGAGGGTATTATAATTGTATCTAGCAAAAAATTGGGGAATATCCCTATAAAGATAATCATAATAGCTATTCCTGACATCGCTAAATTCATCATGGGGTATTCACCCTTGACATTCTTAAGATTCTCGGGACACTTGCCTAAAAAGATATAGTAAGTCCATTTAATAAAAGAACAGGCTGTACCTGCACTTATTAGCACAAATAAAAGTTCTGCTAATTTAAAAGAGGAATGACCATACATAAAAGATTCTTCTATAGCGTGATGTAGTAAAGTTTTACTGGCAAATCCATTAAATAACGGCATTCCAGTAATTCCTAAAGCTGCAATAGTGCTAACTGCAAATGTAAAAGGAAGTTTTCTCCACAATCCACCCATTTTATACATATCTAAAGTGCCTATTTTAAGGTAAACTACTCCAGCGACCATAAACAATAAGCTCTTAAATAAAGCGTGGTTTATAATATGGTACACCGCTCCAGAATACCCCATAGCCCCTTTATATCCAAGATACACCGCCACACCAATTCCCATAATAATATAACCCATTTGGCTTACACTATGGTAAGCTAACATTCTTTTCATATTACCTTGCTGGAGAGCCATAAATACCCCAATTCCCATAGTAAGAATACCCATCCAGATTAGCACAAACCCTATATTTTGAGATGTTATCCAAACACTATCTGTAAATCCTTCCAGTACTTGATAAGGTTCAGGAAAAGAGAAGGTAGTGAGTATCCTAATCATCCCATATGCGCCTATTTTAACCATTATGCCCGACAGTAATGCACTAGCAGGTGTAGGTGCTATAGGATGAGCTTTTGGCAACCAAATATGCAACGGCACTAACCCTGCCTTTACGCCAAATCCGACTATAAACAAAGCTAAAATAACATACTCTATACCGCCTAAGTTTTGCAACTCTACAGCTAAGTTTGAGTATTCTAAGGTGCCGACATTTACAAATAAAAGAACCATTGCTAACAGTATACATAAGCCTCCCATGATCCCCATATAAATATAGCTATCCCCGGCTTCGATACATTTTTTTGTTTCACAATGAACAACTAGCATATAAGAACTAAAAGTCATTCCTTCAAAGAATAAAAAGGTAGTAAAAAGACAACCAGACAATATTGTTCCCAGTATAAAGCCAAATGTTAGCATCAGGAACAGATAAAATCTGTTCCTGTGCTCTTCCATATTCATGTAATCTGGAGCGTATATAGTAACCATTAGCCATATAATGGTGGTGAGTAGGCCTAAAACCAGCGCTAACATATCAAGAGTAAAATTTAAACCTAATCCCAAAACTTCTGAAACCTGTAGTGTTATAACACCTTCAGATACAGCGGGGATTGTAATTACCATCATTATGAAGGTAATAAAGGTTACATTAACTACTAAAATATCTCTTAAAACTTCGTGATTTGAAAACATTAACACAGCTAAGGTTCCAAATATCAAAGGTATAAATATTATTAACAACACGTAACCATTAAAACCATATACAAAGCTAATTAGTTCTGTTCTAAAGTTGCTAAAATAGCCTAACTCCATGCTAAAGATAACAGCCAAAGCTGCTATTGTTAGCAAAAATATTATCCCATTATTAATCGCTGTTAGGGAGTTTAACGACCTTTTAGATTCTCTTGGTGAGCATATATTTTTTTGCTTTTGAAGTTCCATACTTAATCCCCCACAGTAATTATTAAGCGAGAAATTTTTACCTTTCCTACTTAATTATATTTCTTTTTATAGCTGGCCAAATAGTTATAGCTAATATTCCACCTAAGGTCGCTGTAAACAACTGAGGCAGTTGTAACATAGCGGCGGGCTCTGGCGGTATGTCCACAATTAAACGAACCACAAAAGTTAAAATAAGGAACTTACCAAAAGAACTACAAGCAACAGCTATAAACTTATTCCTTTTATAAAAGATCATAAAAATAATTATCAAAGCCCAGTTGCTTATTATTATAAACGGAATTACCGGGCCTAAAATTGGTGGCAATATCCCTCTAATAAAGGCTATCAAAGGCGTTAGCCCTCCAACTATTATAGAACCATATATGCCAACAGAAAGAGCAGCTAACACTAACATTGCATTTACTACAATTCCCGTCACCATTTGCGGAAGACCTAGCATTTGAAATGTCAAAGTAATAGCTAACAAAATACCAGTTTGAGTTATAAATCTTACATGTTTATGTCTCCCCATAATTTTCTCTCTCCCCTATCTATAATAGACTAGGAACTTTGGGAAACCTCTTTTTTGCCTTCAGTTTTGCTCAAGTTAGCAAAGATGTCAGATACCCCTCTGACCGCTATTACTGATCCAAAAGCAATTGTACCAAGTTTTCCTCCTGCTCCACCCATGTAAGGATTTGTATAAATAAAAGCCAAAGCGCTTACTAGTGCTGCTAAAGCTAAATATTTTTCATTTGGAATTCGATGTTTACCAGCCATACCTGCAAAGGAAGCACATATCGCCATAACTGCTAAACTTCCTCCACTTTCAGGAAAGGCTGCTGGAAGAACAAGTCCTGCAATTAAGCCTACAATACCGGAAGCCATAACTGGTCCATGACCTAAACGATGAGATATGGCATAGGTTATAACACCTGCAAATACTGAACATATTATTATTTTCACCATCATATCTACGTTAGGAATTTCTGCACTTAAAAATTCCTGACCTGTTAACAACCCGGTAACTATGCACCCTGTAAAGGCAATGGTACCAAATTTACCACCAAACCCGTTAAAGACTATTTTAGATATGACAAATACTATACCTGCAATTGCTCCTGCAACAATTATTGAAATATAAGAAGAGAGCAGTGCCTCCGAAGCCATACCCACAAAAGCTCCTGTATATAATGGTGCACCTAGTTTGGGAACTACCAAAGCCGCTAAAACCCCCACAGCCCCTGCAGCTACCACTGCACCAAGTTGAAGCTCTACACTTAAAAAGTACGTTATAACAGCTCCTATAACTATTGAAAGAAAGTTATAAAAGTCATTGACATCAAACTTAGTTGTCTCATAATTACTAACTAGATTTAACGATATTTCTTTTTTCATTGCGTATATAATACCTACAATCGCGATAGTTAAAACCGAAGAAGTAAAGAAGTGGTTTGCAGCAAAGGCAGCATAAAGCCCTGCAGTATATAAAATTAAACACATAACAACTAAAATTACATAGCCTAAAGTCCAAATTGCTTTTTGCATAGTTTGCCTCCTTTTTTTAATTTTCAACAATGCGGCTCAACGATAGAGCCACATTGTTGAAAATTTTTTAACCCAGTTTTTCTATATTAACACCTGTAACCTTCAAACTTGGAATACTAGCTTTAGCATCTAATAGTTCGGAGTTAGTTAACACGTTTGCTCCATCTTTAAAGTGGAAAGGTACGCTAACTACTTTGTCAGAAACTAACTCTGTTATAAACGCTCTAGGTTTTATTTCACCTCTTGGTGAAGTTACCTTTACCACTTCTCCATTTTCTATCCCAAGCTTTTCTGCTGTGTTAGGACTGATTTCTACAAAGGTTTCATTGACAAGTTTGTTTACGCCCTCTGTTTTACCAGTCATTGTCGAGGTGTGGTATTGATATAGGACACGGCCGCTGGTCATAATATAAGGATAATTACCTTTATCAGATAACTCCGGCGTTTCTTCAAATTCAACCGGCACTAGCAAGCCCTTACCCCTTGCTGGCTGGTTTGAGTGTAAGAATTTGGTACCTGGATGCTCTTCATTTGGACAAGGCCACTGAATTCCTTCATCTTTAATGCGTTCGTATGTGATACCAGCATAAGATGGAGTTACAGCTCTTATTTCTTCGAATACCTCTTCTGCAGTTTCAAAGTTATTCTCATATCCTAAAGTTCTCATTAGTTCAACAAATATTTGCCAATCTGGTTTTGCTTCTCCAGGAGCGCTCACTGCTTTTCTTACCCTTTGGACTCTTCTTTCGGTATTAACAAAAGTTCCATCTTTTTCTGCAAAGGCAGCAGCTGGTAAAACAACATCAGCAAGCTCTGCTGTCTCCGTTAAAAATATATCCTGTACAACTAAGAAACTTTCTTTTAGCCCCTTAATTACATGGTTTGTATCGGGATCGGATAACACAGGGTTTTCTCCCATAATGTAAAGCATTTTAATTTTTCCGCTTTCTGCATGTTTCATCATATGGGTCATGGTCATTCCATTTTCCCCAGATAGCTTTGTTCCCCAAGCCTTTTCAAACTTTTCCTGAGCTTTTTTATCGGCAACAGGCTGATATCCAGTATAAACGATAGGTAAAGCACCCATATCACAGGCTCCCTGTACGTTGTTTTGACCCCTTAGCGGGTTAATTCCTGTTCCTTCTCTCCCCAAGTTGCCAGTAACCAAAGCTAGATTAGATAGACTGATAACACCGTCTGTTCCTTTATGATGTTGAGTTATTCCCATGCAGTACATAATACTTCCTCTATCGTATTTAGCGTACATTCTGGCAGCTTTTCGGATATCTTCTGCATCTACCTCACAGATCTCTGCTACCTTTTCTGGGGTGTATTTTTTCAATACTTCTTTCAACTGCTGGAAATCTTCAGTATTTTTCTCAATATACTCTTTGTCCTCTAGACCTTCCTCTAAAATCACATTTAGCATTCCATTTGATAATGCAATACTGGTACCTGGTTTAATTTGCAAAAATACATCAGATACATCCTCCAGTGAAATTTTGCGAGGATCAGCTACTATTAATTTGGCGCCTTTTTTAACGGCTCTTCTAATACGCGCTCCAATAACAGGGTGATTTTCTTCTGTATTTGTACCTGTTAAGAATATAACTTCTGCCTTGTCTATTTCTTCGATACTATTTGTCATAGCTCCACTTCCAAGTGTAGTTGCAAGACCTGCAACTGTAGAGCTGTGTCAGAGTCGAGCACAGTGATCAACGTTGTTTGTACCGATACCTGCCCTAAAAAACTTAGTCATCATATAATTATCTTCTGTTAAAGCTCTAGCGGAAGAAAATCCACCGATAGCATCGGGTCCATCTTGTTCTTTAATTTCAGTTATTTTATCCGCTATTTTTTGGTAAGCTTTCTCCCAAGTTGCTTCTATAAGCTCACCATTTTCTCTTACAAGTGGTTTGCTTAGTCTATCAGGGTGGTTAATAAAATCAAAAGCGAACTTGCCTTTTACACAAAGTAAACCTTGATTCAACTTGCCTTTTACGGGATTGACCTCTACTATCTTGTCATCCTTAGTGGAAAGTTCTAGCTGACAACCAACTCCACAGTACGAACAGGTAGTTTCAACTTTTTCTGTTTCCCAGTACCTATATTTATGCTTTGCTTTGGGCATCAATGCCCCTACTGGACAGTTTGAAACACAGTTTCCACAGGATACACAATCTGTCTTGGTTAACTCTCTCTCAATGTTTTGGGGAGCTTTAACATACCCCTGTATTCCTTGTCTTACTAGAGATAACCCTTCTACACCCTGTAACTGCGTGCAGATTTCTACACATTTTCCGCAGGCGATACATTTCTCTCTATCAATGTAGTAAAAAGGATTTTTGTCGAAAAGTTCCTTTGGAGCTATATTTTCTCTGAAATAGTCAGGGCCTTGAACATCGTATTTATAGCAATACGTTTGCAAATCACAATGCCCCGACTTTTCACAGGTTAAACAATCTAAAGGATGATCAGCTAAAATCTCTTTAAGAATCTCTTGTCTAGCTCTAACTACATTGTCCGATTCTGTCCAAATTTCCAAATTATCCTTTACTATTACATCAGTAGAATCAACTAAACTCTCTTCTCCTTTTATTTCAACAATACTTAAGTCAGCCCCACTATCTACAGTTTTCATATCAAAGCGTTCGTCATAATTTAAAGTTGGTATATTTATGTCGTTTAAGCGAGCTGCATTAAAAACACTTATTCCCTCTTCACATTGAACAGGTCGTCCGTTAATTTTAATCGTTATCATCATATTCACCCCTTACATCAATATTTTTCTTTGAGCGATCAATATAGTGGGTATGAAGTAAATCATGAGCTTTATGTCCACCAGGCTGTCCTAAATAATTATCATACAATTTGCTAATTAGAGGATTCTCATGAGAACGGCGCAAGATAGAGCTTCCGTCTGTTTTATAAATACCTGCCATTCTCTTTTTGACTGTTTCCATAGAATCTGGGATAGGAGCTCCTCCTCCGTTAATGCAACCTCCTACACATCCCATTATTTCAACAAAGTGGTATTTTTTTTCACCATTATCAATCTTTTTCATTAGCTCCTTTGCAGCAGCTGTACCATGGACAACAGCAATTTTAACCTTCATATCTGCTATTTTAATCTCTGCTTCTTTAGCATTTGTCAGTCCTCTTACACCTTCATACTCTATTTTGTCTAGTTCACCATCACTAAGTTTCCAAGCAACTGTTCTTAAAGCTGCTTCCATAACTCCACCTGTTGTACCAAAAATTCTTCCAGCACTAGTGTGATCTCCTAAAAAGTTGTCAAAACTTTCTTCGTCAAGCTTTGCAAACTGAATTTTTTCCATTTTTATCATTTTTGCTAGTTCTCTCGTTGTCAGTACCGCATCTACATCTTTTAGGCCGTTGACTTTTAGTTCTTCTCTATCTGCTTCGAATTTTTTAGCAGTACAAGGCATTATAGATAGGCTAAATATTTTTTGAGGATCTAAATCATTAATCTCTGCATAATAGGATTTAGACAAAGCACCGAACATTTGTTGTGGTGATTTACAAGAAGATACATTTTCCAATAAGTGGGGATAATTATGTTCTACATACTTTACCCAACCTGGAGAGCAAGATGTTAACAACGGAAGCTTTTCACCTTTTTGGACTCTGTCAATAAACTCAGTTCCCTCTTCCATTATTGTCAAGTCTGCTGTAAAATCGGTGCTAAATACTTTGTCTACACCTAGCTTCCTTAAGGCTGCGTTGGTTTGTCCTGTAACATCAGTGCCAGGCTCCAACCCAAACTCTTCACCCAAAGTGTGTTTAACAGCTGGTGCTGTTTGTACCACTACGTGTACATTAGGATCATTTATAGCTGTACGTACTCTTTTGATGTCATTTTTCTCTACTAACGCCCCTACAGGACATACTTTTATACATTGACCACAGTTTATACAATCGGTTTCTAAAATAGGTTCCTTTTCTTTAGTGTTAATGACTGTGTCATGTCCTCTTTCAGTATAATCATAAATGCCTATGTCCTGTGTTTCCGAACAAACTCTAACACAGTTTCCACATACTATACATTT
This genomic interval from Proteinivorax tanatarense contains the following:
- a CDS encoding Cache 3/Cache 2 fusion domain-containing protein — encoded protein: MKNKIGLLVVYLLTILLVVGTLSYFSFQQNQAEKIEDEKEKVDFALNSVYTLIEYREKLVKKTISNKIDVAMDKLNNYGVLEVDYSEVADLNGVEAPNLKAGSVNLTGDNDFVDELSELVGGDFTVFVKEEDKFIRVSTTVLDDDGERITGTYIEDGTDIYNTVSQGESYYSRAWVANSWNITNYYPLEDKSGEVIGMIYSGLEEIDDNLKEILSDVKIGKTGYLYIMDSEKELVFSPTEKKHQIAEHAATDEIIEKANGSLEFRYQGEEKYARFKQFEPWDWHIVAVVKLSELTSTSKGLVNIIVVGGILTFIGLMVFTISRRGKNAKG
- a CDS encoding monovalent cation/H+ antiporter subunit D family protein, yielding MNSTHFPIIIMSLFLIVGVSTPVIKKRFDNVVKFMLMGTFGVAIILSALTFLYVQAEGPFTYNFGNWSRQLGIEFAIDGFSALLTLLIVSVSAIVVLFSLEDIEHEVDSSKTLSYYTIVFTLIFAMVGITFSNDLFNIYVFMEILSLTSCGIISIKHKKVNFLASFRYLILNTLGSISFMFGIALLYMVTGHLNIVEVNNVIADVWQYYPTNILLAVGFMFTGLGIKAAMFPLHVWLPDAHSSAPTPSSALLSGLVVKVYVFTMAKIIFNVIGVEISQALDITTFLTYFAALSMIMGSIFAIGQKDIKRMLAYSSVAQIGYMFLGIGLATEFGLAAGFFHIFSHAMMKAALFLSAGTIIYKKNQRNITKLDGIGYEMPVTMTVFTIAALGMVGIPGIIGFMSKFYLGVAVLEAGQSGFIIVILLSSFLNAIYYLPIIISAFIKEDKSRIKTLILDKIPVTMLIPLVLLGFSCVLFGFFPNLLMDTIENVVPTFLN
- a CDS encoding cation:proton antiporter subunit C → MELINELLDHINYVGAAVLFVIGLYTVLTHSNLLKKVIGINIMETSVFLFFVSIGYVAGGEAPIIGENSDAIYVNPLPSIIILTGIVVAISLTAYALSLIIRIYDEYGTLDMDEIMEIRSDLPNE
- a CDS encoding MnhB domain-containing protein is translated as MNDLIVKVISRLTIPFIQLYGIFIIMHGHLSPGGGFAGGAILGASIILLTLAFGLEGASKKMPHHVSKVIESSAILLLLALGMVGIVTGNNFLTNADAGFDLGQTGRILSAGFIPIATMAIGMKVASTLITLFHTIIEED
- the mbhE gene encoding hydrogen gas-evolving membrane-bound hydrogenase subunit E, producing MKKGILAILLFGLLIVLISGILEMPALGSVDNPAYTEEVTEYYLENSIEDTNSPNVISALLTDYRFFDTLGETVVLFTGITVVVSVLKRGNAPQHGNEGEN
- a CDS encoding hydrogenase subunit MbhD domain-containing protein produces the protein MLVLNVVLILFLICCALAVERTKDLLSAVVIFGAYSVTMAVLWLLLKAPDIALTEAAMGAGVTTMLFVAVISRTRRTEK
- the mnhG gene encoding monovalent cation/H(+) antiporter subunit G is translated as MELIVNILSGTLLLAGAFFFLVGTIGLLRMPDVYSKMHATTKCDTLGAGLILLGLMVYSHGELDVAIKLFLVIVFIWLTNPTAAHIIAKADYNQKK
- a CDS encoding monovalent cation/H+ antiporter complex subunit F, encoding MIALIMQGILVFLALLAFVGLYVAYKGPKAAHRVIAINVIFTKVAIIIALLAIVNGQGAFVDVALVYAMMGFVATVSVSKYLEKGRLD
- a CDS encoding Na+/H+ antiporter subunit E → MQKKAGLLEMIVMFFPLLGFWLVLSPKVTMESIAIGFVVCWTILIYSRDILLRKEEMPLYSMKKLVIFFTYIPVLIIEIFKSGIYVAKIVLSPSLPVKPHFVKKKLSFKNDFIKVLYGNSITLTPGTLTVDIKENEFIIHALTDGVAEGLEDSPMEQYAKKMEE